Within Wyeomyia smithii strain HCP4-BCI-WySm-NY-G18 chromosome 2, ASM2978416v1, whole genome shotgun sequence, the genomic segment GAGCACCGTCTTGCATGAAGGTTCAGTTTGGATTGTTATTCCGGGCCCAACCTATCACATTCTTCTTCACAATCTCATCCAGGTAGTAATCACCATCAATTTTTACCCCTTTCTCGACGGAAAGCAGCTCGCCTCGGAAACGGCCTGTTTTTTCTGATGTTTGTATGGAAacatttgttgttgtttttaattgttttaattcaaaaaaatattttcatttcaaaagtttttttctcaCTTGCAAAAACACGGTTAACGGTCTCTCTTTTTTGTTACAATATTTATGGTGCACCCTGTAAATTTATTACTATCATTtaacaaaatggcatttgaaaggCAGTGGTTTGGCGCACTTACATCACCATCCTCAATACGGGTTGTGTTGCAGTAAAGAATTGAGTGTGTGTGAATATTGGAAAAAAGAGAATATGAGAAAACAACTTAGGAGATGGGGAGTGTTTTACTGCTAtcattagcgataccgcttaccgtgcaacgcacgtgctgtttcGAAAACAACATTCAAATCAACTCAaaaattttgtcttctcgaaaaaattcTTTATGCAAAATTGCAACTCAATCGTGCAGCAGTCTCTTTACCCGCAGTGTAGTCAAAAAATTCCATTCCCAGATACGGACATTTGATGCAAGCTTTTGCATATTTAGAACCCTAACCAGATACCTGTAATGATCACATAGATATTTAGAAAGCCCACGAAATATGCAACTCGCgtgtttttctttcatttattAACGTGTACCGCAGAACTCTTGAACCTCTAAGACTAACCAACTTCCAATTCTAATCCGATTGATTGACGCAATAATCAATTTCGGTAGTTGCTAGTCCATTCTATTCATCCCAAGAGATGACTAtcacatttacatttttgcgaGTATTCAATTTTCCCCATGGTGATTCGCGCAAAATCATATCGACGAGGCGTCGAACATGTTGTTATAGATTAGCTGTTGCATACTGTTCGCCTTTTTTGCACTAGGTAAGCTTCCATGGTTGTTGTGATCGATGTTATCGCTGCTGGAACAAATTATCATGCGAACATCGATTAACCGCACAGCTATAGCTAAACCTCAGCGGCGCTGGACGATGGGCGGCTGCTGCTAACGGATTCGGTGTTAGACATGGCAAAATTTGTAAATGCGCAGTTATAGTGTTGAGTAAGTAGCTTTGGGTTTACCCTGGTGCTGAGATTTCTTTGCAATGGGTGTTATGGTTGattgcaaattgattttttttgttattcaattaTCTCACTTATCTGAAGATTACTATACAAAAAAGAGATTTGAATCGCCTATCGCCTGGGAAAatctgtttgatttgaaatggaatgatataagaaattattccgGAAGGGTTATCGAAGCTTTAATCATATTTAGTTTGCGTATAGTGACCATATCTATTATTGCCAATTGATGGTTAATCTTATTATAGATTGCTCAATTGCTTTCGATTTCACCCTAGTTATGTTTTTGTAAGTCTACATATATTCTCaaatatgtttgcttcgtcTTAGTTAAGTTCCTTCCTAATTCAATAtgaaatcagatttttttttcatttctgttgcattttttgttcaatatcaaataattttttatgctgctgctttttttaattcatttgcaATCAGGATTAGATATAGACACAGCTCAGTTACAATATTGTTCTGAATTTAGTATCGATTgagctctattttttcaattcaatctAATATATGTTAATCACATCTCGCATCAGTCTAAATTTCATATGGCTTTATTCTGAATTTGGTCACAATTTTTCACAATGTTGAGTTAATTTTGTCTTAAATTGTTATAATGAAGTATACATTTTATCTTAGTTTGGCAgaaattttgaataaaactaATCGGTATTTTTTTACCTAAACTGGAGCAACAGTATCAACTATGATAACATTGAGTATCGAAAAACGTCAGTATCGAAATTTGTCAAACatcgaaaaaaaactatgatGTTTCATCGCATTCTATTTAACAAACAATTCAACAATACAGAAACAACAATCACCCTTCCTAACTCGTAATCTCATGCAGCAATATTAACGAAAAAGAACCAGGCATCACGATAATTTCGTGTGAAATTTATTGCGCAACACGACCCGAAACCTGTTTTTATTGCGTTTGCAGCGCAACCGTAACTGAACAAAAACTACAGACAGTTCCCGGGGTGTACTTTTGACAGAACAAGTAAATCcggtaccccccccccccccccccccccgttaaaaatctggcagtcaccGACCGTTGTTCCGCCCGTTTCGCGATGCAATGTACtgggtaaaaagaaaaaaaaacaaaagcaaaagtaAATCATAAAACCGTCCCTTTATCAGCGAACATCAGTCGGCTGTCCGACAATGTTCAAGGTAACAAACAACAAACCCATGCTTGCGAACGTGGTTATCACTAAAGCGActgtagcgaacctatacattagagaaatgacaagacactcaccgttaaggcaactgtcaacatcaaaacgggcgagctgtataaatttgcattgccgttatccgttttgatgttgacagttgccttaacggtgagtggcttgtcatttctctaatgtataggttcgctaagcGACTGTGAGGAGAATGAGTGCCAGCGCTCACTCTCACCCGAGTTATTTGCTGTGCTGTGTACTGTGAGAAGAACGGCAGGCCCCCCTTTTTCCGGCGAAGTTAGTCGCTAGCTAGATCTAGGAAGCGTCGGTAGATCAAGTAACTGAGCTGCGCTAAAATTCGCGCGCAGCAGAATTGACCGTTTATTCGCGAGTTTTGCCGCGCATCGTCGGTTCGTGGAGCTTATGATTAATTGATCGTCGTTGACTGAGGCAATCGTGAGTAACTTACAGTACGATTCTTTGCCGGTCTCCTGTGGGTCCAGTTTGTGCGAAGTTGTTACGtgtgcagtgaaaattgaaacctTGGAACCCTTGCTGCAGACAGAGGTCTGATTGTGGTCCCGCCAGTGAGAGTGTGATAGATTGCCGCAAAAAGAAAGTAGCTTTCCATAAAGTGCACACGTGCTAGTTTATGCCCTAATGGCACGTTGCAGCGTGCAAGCAAGAAACAAAACCGTACGACCCCTTATGAGCAGTGCGAAAGGCGTAAACTTCATCAACTGATTGTGGGCCAACGTGAAATTGATTAAACAATCGTCTGCCGACAACGACGCTAGCTTCCACCGTGCTCTGTCTGGCGTTCGTTGTGCCCTAGCAAAGACTTAACGAGTGCCGCACAGTCCTGAAGCTGATAGAAGCAGAAGCAAAACGTGATAAAAGATTTTACAAATGGGTAAATAATCAACAAACGATTCATAACCTTCCGACTTGAAACCGCTTCCTGGGTGAAATATTTCACTCATCCGCGCGCGCAAAAAATAATCAGGTCAATAAAACCATTCACTGTAAACGTCAGTGCAAAAGCGGTTCTATTTTTACCTCTGGCACCTTTGAATGTTCGACCAAAACCCAAACCCATACGTAGCGTGGTTTGATAGTGCGCCAAAACTCCACCGAAAGGTCGCCAACTTTAGGTACGCGTTCGATACTGCTACAAATATGTCAACATGGCCATAGTCGTGCACTAGTGGGTGTTTTCTTTGGGGTTCAACACACTctgtgaaatgaaaaaattaaaaattatttgaatgtcaaataaaatataaaaacaaattcaaataagaaacaaaattttcacCCCCTCTAATGAAAATCCTGCGCACGGCTTGGACCGACCGGCGCTCTCCACAAAGCATTTGCCGGCACCGTCGATGAATCATCTTTCTCTACCTTGCAGTTGGATCGATtgtgaaaacaaacaaaatgataAAACGAAAAGGGGGCAAACAAACAAAGCCGAAGCAAACGAAGCGCATTTCGACTGTGCAAATTTCTTATCATTCCGCACCAGTAGTGTAGTAGCGAGCGATTAGCAATGCCCGACAGCGGCAGTCAAGCACGAACACCTGAAAGTATGGTTCTCGAGACGGCGGCGGCGGTCGCGTTGACGACAGCTATGGGTCGTGAGAAAATGGTTATACGTTTTCACAACAGATTACGTGTAACTGCCCTCTCCCGTTGCTGCTCCCTTTTTCAATTACGCGATATATCTGCTAGCACTGCGAGGGGCAGCAGCCCGACTGTTTTAATTATGATGGCGACCCTTGCAGCAGCAGTTGCGAACACTTCCTTCACTCTACTACACTCGACAGTGCAGTGTAGTATCTTCTTCATTCAGTGCGTAATAggtgaacttttatgcacctgTTACGTGACATGATGAGGCGGTCGGATAACGGCCTGTAATtgcaactacactgaaaatatattttagtttattccacgaaaacgttcgttttacatacaaaaccttttgttgttttctgcaacgaaaccaatgcgtaataaatatggAGGTACTTTCGTTAGAACTGTCAGCATTGTAACAGATTTCTATTCGTATACATGACGAAAGGTTTTTAAAATGAACTAAATCAATCGTACAAataaacgctgcataatgtaaatagtacgaaaaattagtaagcgtACGCAACAATATATACATTCTACGAAAtcaaaataacagaacacaaaaattttgTTCAAGTAATTACTCATGCTTACGTTTTTTGTAGCATGTACAAAACAACTACGTACTTCTACTAGAACATTCGTACCACTAACGAACCTAGTAGTACAGTTTAAAAACTATTCGTAAACTTTCGACTATATTTCGTACAATGTACAGACAATTATGTACGCTGCATACATTTTTCGTACTATTCTGAATCCAATGTCCTATCGGAAAGAGGAGAAAATGGACTTCCAGAATCCATAAAATTTGCGTAATGATAACCCCAATGTGTCTAGAAAAAGATATCATAGGTCAGTTATAAATTTCGGATGATCCTTATGTCTTTCGTTTTCAAGAAGATGGGTTCATATGTAGTTGTGCTATATATGTCGGGGCGCTAGTGGTAAGAAAGGATTATTTTTAAGTATTGAGAAAATCAGAATTCTCCGAAACAGGATATTTCTCTGGATAACGAACTTGACGGAAACGTACGCAATATTATGAGAAACGTTGTCGTTAGGGTTTAAGCTTTGTATTGTAGTTTGTTTCtcaatacttgaaaaaaaacataaataacgtgactgtatttttttatttcatgaattctgatattttgaataaagtaAATTTGACTCAAGTATATTCATATCCATATAATTTTTTAGGATGTTGAAGATGTTTCAAATAACCTAAAATTATAGCAAACGAAAATTCAGGCATCGGCAGCTGGTTGCGTAGATCTTCTGATTTTTGCAGCTAAAAAACatgaattaaatttaaaaaatgtgcagTTCTATGTTATGAACATCAAGAATTATCAAACTTACCGTTAAGTTCATTTAGTAGTACGAAAGTATGTGGTTTCGTTCTTGCACCATCGTATTCCAATTTGTAGAATTCTCTGTTCAAAAAATCCCACAAGTGCTCACACTTGGGTGGGTAAGCAATGTTAAACAGCTGGTATGCTTTGAAACATACATCTACAGCCTTTGCAAAGCTGTAGTACTTATATGTTATGTTCTCAAAGTCTACCATGATTGAATGGAAGTTCTCTATAGTTCCAATAAGTGTCATAAAAGGTGGAATACAGGACTCACGCTTCACTTTCTCATCATATTTCTGTTTATACTCGGTTTCAGTAGCGCAAATAGTTAGGAACGCCTCTCTCGATTCCTGAATACTGTAGAATCGTCGTTTAGGATCTGTTGTTAACTTCTTCTCAATCCGCGAAAAAGGTAGTAGCATTTGCATAAGACGGAACGTCATAGCGGCTGACGAGTCTGAAGtatataaaatattatataaacAACTTAGGTCTAATTCATTACTTGATTTTTGTACTTTGTGATAGATTGTTGCTTTTGTCAGAAAGTTTGTTCAACATGTCGTTGTCTTCAGATGACTTGAACGACTCACGATGTTTCGGGAATATTTCCTCCACCATCACATCTACGAACGCGTCAAGGGAATCAAGTAATTCGTTTTTCTGACCGTGTATAAATACAAAATCAGCTTCGATCTATaagaaaaattacaaattagtCTAGTGACAAATCATAATTAAGAAACAAACAAACCATCCTATAGCCATCTGGATTTTTGAACTGTGGCCAAAGGTCAAATATTTTGCTTGCGGATTGCGGGTTGTTTTGATTCTGATTTATGTTCAACCGCGTTGCAGCACATCCCACCCAATGCGCAAGCTTTTCATCGTAGCTCATGGTAGCCATTTCATGTCTCAGAGCGCGGATATGAATTTCTTCGTCTTTTTCAGTTGTAAACCTTTTTGAAGGATTTCCAACTATGGACTTCGTGCTTTTTTCTAAGCTTGATTTGCGGTTGAGATTGCTTTTCCAGTTTCGATATTTGTGGTAGAGTTTACCCAACGGTGCGCTATTTTTCCTTTCAACGAAGTAGTACGCCTATTGAAAAATGAGAGCATTTTTTAAGTAACCTCATATTACCGCTTACAAGTTTTAGACTAGTTCAGTCAGCTtcagatatttttgaaatataacacaaaaaaagattgtattcattgaaatgttCAAAGTGTCGTACCCAAGTTGTTAGGTATAATGATATTggttaatatatttttgatttttatcgtTTCTCTGTCACAATGACATCCCTTCAACGATAATGTAACGTCAATGAGCTATGATATGATGGAGAATGGAATggaacgataaatactttgttatattgaatattggaaatatttcgcaatatatcaatagtgtcttgcccctaggttgctcaactttttacgaaaatgcgtcaaattttattcattcTACAGTTATTTTCCACGAGCGTGTACAGTAGCAATCTGTCAAAACTTCAAAGTGTTTCAGTTGTTTGGGAATGTATGAGAAGGTGAATAAAATCCAGAGAATCTTAGGTACttataatattaatattataatGTGAGTTACGAAAACAATGTCATAGTCTACAATTGTTTTACAGGTATCAAACAACAGATGTTCGATAAAAGAATCTATGTTCTCATCCCGTGAGTCTAGTGGTCAATCATTAACATATGCTTTTAGAAATATGCCGGTAGTAATCGAGCAAACATTTAAGAACGTGGATATTATACGGCCTATTTTTCTTCTGACGTTTCTGGAACACTGACCGTAtcgaaaaaatttgatagaaaAGCCAAGAAATTTTCATGATATTGTTAAGCGAAACAGGTGAAGAGAaaattatgttatgttatgaaaaaaaacccTTATGTTCAGTTGCATGAATATTCAatatgtaatttaaaaaaactacGCTACATACTTTCCTTCAAGAGCTTAGACTGAAAATGTGTATAACAAGTGAAGAACATTTTCCACCTTTTGCAAagaaacaaaagtttgtttataTCGTACTTCTGGAGAAAATTTTCGAAAGGACTTATGTGTTTTAGTGAAGGAAGATCAAATGCACTCCCACGCAAACTAACACCACTATCGAGTACCTAACAGTTTTTCCTTTCTGATTATGATGTATGTTCGCGTGGGAGTTCTAAAAGATTCGAGTAGATAACATTTTGAACTTTGATTTCAAAAGCACAAAGGGtggcgaacggcttcggcagtggttttcatCGGCAGAATTCTTCGTAAGATTGCTGCAgcaaaccactgccgaagccgttcgctaccctaagTCCTTTTGAATATTTTCGCCAGACTGGTTCATTCACCAATTGCCTTGCGCGTCTTCAATTGGAACACAGCCATAtattgtatatgtatatgtatcaTGCTCAACCTGAACTGATTGTAAGGTTCTTCAAATCTATTAATCAGTAGCTGACAATAGCTCGCTCTCACGAAGTTGCCAAATACAGAGAGCGctaaacaatttcaaataaGGTTACTTTTTACTAACTCAGCTTTTCCGTCCGCTGTTTACACTCAAAATCAAAAGAGATAAAGATAGTGAAGTGGAGTGTCCATTATACATACCATTACTTCTCCTGGAAAAACCTGGACTATTTGTGCCGCCAATACAGAACAGTCTTTGACTGTTAAATCGTGTTTGTTTTCAATACAGAACTGAAGGATGGATTCCAACATCAGCTTGCGAAGATTATCGTTGAGAATTTTGTCCCGGTTGAATGTAGCAATCAAATTTAAACCATACTGATTTGACTTTAATATGGTGTTCAAATCAAGCGGAGCTTCCATAGCTCTGGACTGTTGTGCTGAATTTGATTCGTTCATCGAAGATTTGCTCGTAATGTTAAATCGTTTTCAGGATTACATTCGGCTTTCTCGACGTCGATTGTTGAACGCGCAGATTCCATCCAGTTGTGCCAGTGGTGATAGAATTCAACTTGTGCCCCCAGAGGGATACACGGTTGGTTCAAAATTGATATAGCCATTTCCGGAGTAAGATGTCTCAGCACACCGACGTACAAGTGTTGGCCTATTTATGAATGAACAATTAAgactgatacagtgtctgaaaaACGTTcgggaaaataaattcaacttacGACAGCAATACGGGAACAGATCTCCTAGATTCCAGCTATTAAGCAACGCATACAATTCAAGTATATCGGCATTAGAGCTTGCATACTTCTGTATAAGTTGTTGGCACGTAAATGTATCATCCGCGGGGGTTTCGTTTTCATTCGTGTTTGAGGTAGAATTATTGTTTTCAACATTCATAACGCTTATAATCGgaatttgttcaaaatcttcTATGTTCACAAATTGCGATGGTTCTTCGTCTGAAGTGGCTTGCGTTGATACTACTACCGTTCCCATACTGTTAGTTTCTTCCGAGTGTTCCATTATGCGTTAGAGTTTTTCTTTGCGACATGTAAGTACAATAAACGTACAATTTTCTGTTCGAATATGTTATTTAGCAATATTGTTTCGGCCTAATCATGTTCAACCCCCGAGCTGTTTTATGAAGGTTAATAGGAGGGCCAGCTAGATTATCAACGCTAAGTATGTAGTATTTGCTTTGTTTCGTGGAATTGCACGTTTCGATTGCATAAGCAGCGTAGTGCTCATAATAATTTATCATTTCAATTCGTTTACAAACAACGTGTATAGTTGGGGAGTAGCCGAATAAAATTAcctcatttatttcaaaaactaCCACATTTTCGACAGAAGTTGCATCCAAATATTGACACACAAAATATCCCTGTTTATACTTTTTGGACTTATACACACATTTGGAATAACAACGGAAATTGTTTCCatcaaaattttgtttcttgCAGAACGCTTGTATCAAATCAAAATGTGTTGTGATGATAGCATGATGAGACTGTACGATGTATACTGGCTTAACAGGCTCATTTATAAAATGAGCAAATTTCAGTTGATACTTTTTCGCTATGGAGATGCATATGTTCTTGCGGCTAGTTATATTACGAGCGTACGTTTTGAATTCCTTATGCTTCGCTTCAAAACGAAAAGACCAGTAATGCCTTGGAGGACCTGACTGCAGAATCACTTAATAATAATGTAGAAGCATATGGTGTTTTGGCTTCAAGGTATCTTTGAAGAGTCGAACGTAATCTTGATGGTGTTCGGTAATTAAAATACGCAGTCGTTCTGCTAAATCGCATGAAATTTCAAAACAGAGAAGAATGTCAATCAGCTCTAGGAATTTCAGAATAAAGGACCATACATCATCATCGTCCGGAATAAGGTCACCGACCATTAAAGGAAACAGATGTATAAAACACATCATCTCtctt encodes:
- the LOC129724621 gene encoding uncharacterized protein LOC129724621: MEHSEETNSMGTVVVSTQATSDEEPSQFVNIEDFEQIPIISVMNVENNNSTSNTNENETPADDTFTCQQLIQKYASSNADILELYALLNSWNLGDLFPYCCRQHLYVGVLRHLTPEMAISILNQPCIPLGAQVEFYHHWHNWMESARSTIDVEKAECNPENDLTLRANLR